In Anas acuta chromosome 6, bAnaAcu1.1, whole genome shotgun sequence, the following are encoded in one genomic region:
- the C6H2orf88 gene encoding small membrane A-kinase anchor protein isoform X4 — protein sequence MGCIKSKDAFPGSNAILVEGRREGNEGCTGEKSSLIAVMVDEKGPSSTIVLDYAHRLSHEILDQAVKQWAVRESKYSDIPFIESDVP from the coding sequence ATGGGATGCATCAAATCCAAGGATGCCTTTCCGGGTTCAAACGCCATCCTGGTTGAAGGGCGCAGGGAAGGTAACGAGGGATGCACTGGGGAGAAATCATCGCTGATAGCAGTGATGGTGGACGAGAAGGGGCCGTCGAGCACCATAGTGCTGGACTATGCACACCGCCTCTCCCACGAGATTCTCGATCAGGCGGTGAAGCAGTGGGCAGTGAGGGAGAGCAAATACAGCGACATTCCCTTCATCGAGAGCGACGTGCCCTGA